A section of the Chloroflexota bacterium genome encodes:
- the solA gene encoding N-methyl-L-tryptophan oxidase: MRTQHFDVIVVGAGAMGSAAAYQLARRGRSVLALERFQIPHQMGSSHGLTRIIRLAFHEGPEYVPLGRRAYRLWRQLESETGQSLLTITGSVHAGEPGSVGFEQTLAACRRQGVEHEVLTSAQLAARYPGYRLPSGFKAVLQSQGGFLAPERCVQAHAEAARALGAAVHERERVLGWEAHPGFVRVSTDRADYDAGSLVLTAGAWASQIMPELAGLAVPSRQVVVWFETLTRSWFKPSRFPVFILTLDDVEYYGFPDFERAGFKIGKFDLASGPADPDALDRNRRPDEEEELRDVARRCFPEAAGRTLDASVCMFTNSPDGHFVIGADPRWPQVVFAAGFSGHGFKFASAIGEILADLATSGRTEHDIDLFDPARFGAIRPPA; encoded by the coding sequence CTGCGCACCCAACACTTCGACGTAATCGTCGTCGGGGCTGGGGCGATGGGCAGCGCCGCGGCCTACCAGCTGGCCCGTCGCGGCCGGAGCGTGCTGGCCCTGGAGCGATTTCAGATTCCACACCAGATGGGATCATCGCACGGGCTAACCCGGATCATCAGACTGGCGTTTCACGAAGGACCCGAATACGTACCGCTGGGGCGCCGCGCCTACCGGCTCTGGCGCCAGCTCGAGTCAGAAACCGGCCAGTCCCTGCTTACCATCACCGGGTCGGTGCACGCCGGTGAGCCGGGATCGGTCGGCTTCGAGCAAACGCTGGCGGCCTGCCGTCGGCAGGGGGTCGAGCACGAAGTCCTGACCAGCGCGCAACTTGCCGCGCGCTATCCAGGGTATCGGTTGCCGTCCGGATTCAAGGCGGTGCTGCAATCGCAGGGCGGCTTCCTGGCCCCCGAGCGCTGCGTCCAAGCGCACGCCGAGGCCGCCCGCGCACTGGGCGCCGCCGTCCACGAACGCGAACGGGTGCTCGGCTGGGAGGCCCACCCGGGCTTCGTCCGGGTCAGCACCGACCGCGCAGACTACGACGCCGGCTCCCTGGTGCTGACGGCCGGTGCCTGGGCATCCCAGATCATGCCCGAACTGGCGGGTCTGGCGGTACCCTCCCGCCAGGTAGTTGTCTGGTTCGAAACCCTGACCCGGTCGTGGTTTAAGCCAAGCCGGTTCCCGGTTTTCATCCTCACGCTTGATGATGTGGAGTACTACGGGTTTCCGGATTTCGAGAGGGCGGGCTTCAAGATCGGCAAGTTCGATCTGGCCAGCGGCCCAGCCGATCCCGATGCCCTGGACAGGAATCGGCGACCGGACGAAGAGGAGGAGCTGCGCGACGTCGCCCGGAGATGCTTTCCGGAGGCCGCCGGCAGAACGCTGGATGCCTCGGTGTGCATGTTCACCAATTCGCCGGACGGGCACTTCGTAATCGGCGCCGACCCGCGCTGGCCGCAGGTTGTTTTCGCCGCCGGATTCTCCGGGCATGGGTTCAAGTTCGCCAGCGCGATCGGGGAAATCCTGGCCGACTTGGCAACGTCGGGCCGCACCGAGCATGACATCGACCTGTTCGACCCCGCCCGATTCGGCGCCATCCGCCCGCCGGCGTGA
- the uvrB gene encoding excinuclease ABC subunit UvrB has product MELFKLHAPFAPAGDQPDAIAGLVEGINGGERFQTLLGVTGSGKTFTVANVIAQVNRPTLVLAPNKTLAAQLCSEFREFFPENAVEYFVSYYDYYQPEAYIARTDTYIDKEVDINKQIEKLRLSATRSVFSRRDVIVVASVSCIYGIGSPVDYGQMTVSLKKDAEYDIYRLLRRLTDLQYARNDQAPTHGNFRLRGDVLEVFPSYDDFALRFEFFGDELERILQIDTLTGEILAEHDAIEIYPARHYVAPSERIESAIESIEVELTEQLQRLRAADNVLAAARLEQRTRFDIEMLREVGYCSGIENYSRHIAGSRPGDPPWVLLDYLPDDFLMVIDESHLSLPQVGAMLGGDRSRKQALVEYGFRLPSAFDNRPLSHDEFLAHVKQAIFTSATPAAFEYQNSSRIVEQIVRPTGLLDPKVTVRPTKGQIDDLINEINARTERGQRALVTTLTKRMAEELAEYLAELGIKVHYLHSEVDTLERVEILNDLRRGAYDVVVGINLLREGLDLPEVTLVAILDADKEGFLRSEGALIQTMGRAARNVDGSVIMYADYVTGSMRRAIDETDRRRQIQVAYNRTHGITAESVRKRLRDVREMLNLDPDQPAKQEVRKGRERADLTRLTPAEAVRRMARLEEEMHIAADALEFERAADLRDEVAEIRAMLEHGSRQAAGAKAN; this is encoded by the coding sequence ATGGAACTATTCAAGCTGCACGCCCCATTTGCCCCCGCAGGCGACCAGCCTGACGCCATCGCCGGGCTTGTCGAGGGCATCAACGGCGGGGAAAGATTCCAGACCCTGCTCGGAGTCACCGGGTCGGGCAAGACCTTCACGGTCGCCAACGTGATTGCGCAGGTCAACCGTCCCACCCTGGTGCTGGCCCCGAACAAGACCCTGGCCGCCCAGCTCTGCTCCGAGTTCCGCGAGTTCTTCCCGGAAAACGCCGTCGAATATTTCGTCTCCTATTACGACTATTACCAGCCGGAAGCCTACATCGCGCGGACCGATACCTACATCGACAAAGAGGTCGACATCAACAAGCAGATCGAGAAGCTTAGGCTCTCGGCCACGCGCTCGGTGTTCTCGCGTCGCGACGTGATCGTCGTTGCCTCGGTCTCGTGCATATACGGCATCGGATCGCCGGTCGACTACGGGCAGATGACGGTAAGTCTGAAAAAGGACGCCGAATACGACATCTACCGGCTGCTGCGACGGCTGACCGACCTGCAGTACGCGCGCAACGACCAGGCGCCGACGCACGGTAATTTCCGCCTGCGCGGCGATGTGCTTGAGGTTTTTCCCTCCTACGACGACTTCGCCCTGCGGTTCGAATTCTTCGGCGACGAGCTCGAGCGGATCCTGCAGATAGACACCCTGACCGGGGAGATCCTGGCCGAGCACGATGCGATCGAGATTTACCCGGCGCGTCACTACGTTGCCCCGAGCGAGCGGATTGAATCGGCGATCGAATCGATCGAGGTCGAATTGACCGAGCAACTGCAGCGGCTGCGCGCGGCCGACAACGTCCTGGCCGCGGCCCGGTTGGAGCAACGAACCCGCTTCGACATCGAGATGCTGCGCGAAGTCGGCTACTGCTCGGGGATCGAAAACTACTCGCGCCATATCGCCGGCAGCCGTCCCGGCGACCCGCCCTGGGTGCTGCTCGATTACCTCCCCGACGACTTCCTGATGGTCATAGACGAGTCGCACCTCTCCCTGCCGCAGGTCGGGGCGATGCTGGGCGGCGACCGCTCTCGCAAACAGGCATTAGTCGAGTACGGCTTCCGCCTGCCGTCGGCATTCGACAACCGCCCGCTCTCGCACGATGAGTTCCTCGCGCACGTCAAGCAGGCGATATTTACGTCGGCCACGCCGGCCGCATTCGAATACCAGAACTCCTCGCGAATCGTCGAGCAGATCGTCCGCCCCACCGGCCTGCTGGACCCCAAAGTAACGGTGCGGCCCACCAAAGGCCAGATCGACGACCTGATCAACGAGATAAACGCCCGGACCGAGCGCGGACAGCGGGCGCTGGTGACCACCCTCACCAAGCGAATGGCCGAGGAGCTGGCCGAATACCTGGCAGAGCTGGGCATCAAGGTTCACTATCTGCACTCGGAGGTGGATACCCTTGAGCGGGTCGAGATCCTGAACGATTTGCGGCGCGGCGCCTACGACGTCGTGGTCGGAATAAACCTGCTGCGCGAGGGGCTCGACTTGCCGGAAGTTACCCTGGTGGCCATCTTGGACGCCGACAAAGAGGGGTTCCTGCGCTCGGAAGGAGCGCTGATCCAGACGATGGGTAGAGCGGCCCGCAACGTGGACGGTTCGGTGATCATGTACGCCGATTACGTAACCGGCAGCATGCGGCGGGCGATCGACGAAACCGACCGCCGGCGCCAAATCCAGGTCGCCTACAACCGCACCCACGGCATTACCGCCGAATCGGTTCGCAAACGGCTGCGTGACGTTCGCGAAATGCTCAATCTCGATCCGGATCAACCCGCCAAGCAGGAAGTCCGCAAGGGGCGCGAGCGGGCCGATCTGACCCGTCTGACTCCGGCCGAGGCGGTGCGCCGGATGGCCCGACTCGAAGAAGAAATGCACATCGCCGCCGACGCGCTTGAATTCGAGCGGGCCGCCGATTTACGCGACGAGGTCGCCGAAATCCGGGCAATGCTCGAACACGGCAGCCGCCAAGCAGCCGGCGCCAAGGCCAACTAA
- a CDS encoding Gfo/Idh/MocA family oxidoreductase, translating into MSDCLRLALVGCGSIAEYHLAGANELAGKVAVTALVDPELERVQSFAERTGGRPYQSLAEAIAAGGFDAVDIMVPHHLHEPLALEAFAAGKHVLLEKPISTSLASCNRILAAAGAAGVVFSVAENGEFWPELVRAKELIDEGVIGEVVTARANFVYGYDPQWFRAENPWRFDSQKTGGGIVVDGSSHWIRPLRNWMGEVEAVTAVIGYPFARMQGESQCQAIFRFESGKTAVFEALNIDGVLGPQDWWRIIGREGEIAIGDGFEGQLRLFDAQSPNGRSVMEASGYNGAFAREIEDFADAVLEGKPLQAGPEQSLAEFKIAQAIYESARTGGWVRPADIA; encoded by the coding sequence ATGAGTGATTGTTTGCGGCTGGCCCTGGTCGGCTGCGGCTCGATAGCCGAATATCACCTGGCCGGCGCGAACGAGCTTGCCGGAAAAGTCGCGGTGACCGCACTTGTCGATCCGGAATTGGAGCGGGTCCAGAGTTTTGCCGAGCGCACCGGCGGCCGACCCTATCAGAGCTTGGCCGAGGCCATCGCCGCCGGAGGCTTCGACGCGGTCGACATCATGGTCCCGCACCACCTGCACGAACCGCTTGCGCTGGAGGCGTTCGCAGCCGGCAAGCACGTCCTGCTGGAGAAGCCGATATCCACCAGCTTGGCCTCGTGCAATCGGATCCTGGCCGCGGCCGGGGCGGCCGGGGTGGTGTTCTCGGTGGCCGAGAACGGCGAATTCTGGCCCGAATTGGTGCGGGCCAAGGAACTGATCGACGAAGGGGTCATTGGCGAGGTTGTAACCGCGCGCGCCAATTTCGTTTACGGATACGACCCGCAGTGGTTCCGGGCCGAGAACCCTTGGCGCTTCGACTCGCAGAAAACCGGCGGCGGGATAGTGGTGGACGGTTCCTCGCACTGGATCCGACCTTTGCGCAATTGGATGGGCGAGGTCGAAGCGGTAACCGCGGTCATCGGGTATCCGTTTGCCCGGATGCAGGGCGAATCGCAGTGCCAGGCCATATTTCGGTTCGAATCCGGCAAAACCGCGGTTTTCGAAGCGCTCAACATCGACGGCGTGCTCGGTCCCCAGGACTGGTGGCGCATCATCGGGCGGGAAGGCGAAATCGCTATCGGCGACGGATTCGAGGGGCAGTTGCGGCTTTTCGACGCCCAATCGCCGAACGGGCGGTCGGTGATGGAAGCTTCCGGATACAACGGCGCCTTTGCGCGCGAAATCGAGGACTTCGCCGACGCGGTGCTGGAGGGCAAGCCGCTCCAGGCCGGCCCCGAACAGTCGCTGGCCGAATTCAAGATCGCGCAGGCCATCTACGAGTCGGCGCGCACCGGCGGCTGGGTGCGCCCGGCCGACATCGCCTGA
- a CDS encoding MBL fold metallo-hydrolase, giving the protein MARLGVVGGGTPTPTIERWGTSFLLEAVGQKFLIDCGPATTHKLLHQFGVSCTEIEHLFFTHLHSDHISDYPCFLMTRFDQSIGVEPDLKVYGPSPVRDIHDRLWSPDRGVFWYDVVARVNHPMSVNAYHSRGGQGERPPPVVEVTEYESGPVASGDGWEVSALEVKHAQPYIECYGFRFETDDGVIGFSGDTAPCEAVVELCRDADLAVIEAVHREVHGRTLPSVISETSTESAGRMAEEAGARRLLINHQSTSMDGPGETARAIADVAANFSGQLWWGRDGAVVDF; this is encoded by the coding sequence ATGGCGCGGCTGGGGGTAGTCGGCGGCGGGACTCCGACCCCGACGATCGAACGCTGGGGGACCAGCTTCCTGCTTGAGGCGGTCGGCCAGAAGTTCTTGATCGACTGCGGTCCGGCCACCACCCACAAACTGCTCCACCAGTTCGGGGTCAGCTGCACCGAAATCGAGCACCTGTTCTTCACCCACCTGCACTCTGATCACATCTCCGATTACCCCTGTTTTCTGATGACCCGATTCGACCAGTCGATCGGCGTCGAACCCGACTTGAAGGTGTATGGCCCGAGTCCTGTCCGGGACATTCACGACCGGCTGTGGAGCCCCGACCGCGGGGTTTTCTGGTACGACGTCGTTGCGCGAGTCAATCACCCCATGAGTGTCAACGCCTACCACTCGCGCGGCGGGCAGGGCGAGCGCCCGCCGCCCGTGGTCGAAGTGACCGAGTACGAATCCGGACCGGTGGCCAGCGGAGACGGCTGGGAGGTTTCGGCGCTGGAGGTAAAGCACGCCCAGCCGTACATCGAGTGCTACGGCTTCCGGTTCGAGACCGACGACGGCGTAATCGGTTTTTCCGGTGACACCGCGCCCTGCGAGGCCGTGGTCGAACTGTGCCGCGATGCCGACCTGGCGGTCATCGAGGCGGTCCACCGCGAGGTCCACGGTCGGACTCTGCCCAGCGTGATTTCGGAGACCTCGACCGAATCGGCCGGACGCATGGCCGAGGAGGCCGGTGCCAGGCGGCTGTTGATCAACCACCAGTCCACATCCATGGACGGACCTGGCGAGACCGCGCGTGCGATTGCCGACGTGGCCGCCAATTTCAGCGGGCAGCTGTGGTGGGGCAGGGACGGCGCGGTCGTCGACTTCTAG
- a CDS encoding cob(I)yrinic acid a,c-diamide adenosyltransferase, with product MPADDQVSGGRPGRSLTARSDPGTRITGEPAAKTDLRVRALGEIDELTSYLGVARAHNPHPELGKILVRLQELLLTLGCEIADPERRGEVFLTAADCRALTEAVRVHERALPRLVRFIVPGPPSPAAELHYSRSIARRLERSLQSLAATEPVSEAALAAANELSDLLFALARRAAHAAGEVDHEWRPRAPLSDSDLQ from the coding sequence TTGCCGGCGGACGACCAGGTCAGCGGCGGCCGACCCGGCCGGTCGCTGACGGCGCGCAGCGACCCGGGAACCCGGATAACCGGAGAGCCGGCTGCCAAGACCGACCTGCGCGTCCGCGCCCTGGGCGAAATCGACGAGCTGACGAGCTATCTCGGGGTGGCCCGGGCTCATAACCCGCACCCCGAATTGGGAAAAATCCTGGTTCGTTTGCAGGAACTATTGCTTACGCTGGGCTGCGAAATAGCCGACCCCGAGCGTCGCGGCGAGGTGTTTTTGACCGCCGCCGATTGCCGGGCGCTGACTGAAGCGGTCCGGGTTCACGAACGCGCGCTCCCGCGGCTGGTCCGGTTCATCGTCCCGGGACCGCCCTCGCCGGCGGCCGAACTGCACTACTCGCGTTCGATCGCCCGTCGGCTGGAGCGCAGCCTGCAGTCGCTGGCGGCGACCGAACCGGTGTCGGAGGCGGCCTTGGCGGCCGCCAACGAGCTTTCCGACCTGCTTTTCGCGCTGGCACGCCGCGCGGCGCACGCCGCCGGCGAAGTCGATCACGAGTGGCGTCCGCGCGCACCGCTGTCGGATAGCGATCTGCAGTGA
- a CDS encoding ABC transporter ATP-binding protein, whose protein sequence is MVGLKGVCRYYHAGEANEVRAVDRVDLEVKRGRFITLRGRSGSGKTTLLNLVGGLDKATGGEVFFDGKALASLNDNQLTELRRHEMGFVFQTFSLLPVLSAYENVELTMRIAGMPAGQRRQRARELLTLVGLRSRMHHRPFELSGGEQQRVAIARALANDPTLLIADEPTGALDSVTGIEIVLLFRRVVDEQGITVIMATHDPALSQFTDDTWLMEDGRLSHAEGPLDLDLPDLVQHVEFAEPLLDVNKSQHDAEEHLGIAQPEAEPAGDDQFRRPDPE, encoded by the coding sequence CTGGTGGGCCTCAAAGGCGTCTGCCGGTATTACCACGCCGGCGAGGCCAACGAGGTCCGCGCCGTTGATCGGGTGGATCTGGAAGTCAAGCGCGGGCGATTCATCACCCTGCGCGGCCGATCCGGTTCAGGCAAGACAACGCTCCTGAACCTGGTCGGTGGACTGGACAAGGCGACCGGGGGCGAGGTTTTCTTCGACGGCAAGGCGCTTGCCTCGCTCAATGACAACCAGTTGACCGAGCTGCGCCGCCACGAGATGGGATTCGTTTTCCAGACCTTCTCGCTGCTGCCGGTGCTGTCGGCATACGAGAACGTGGAATTGACGATGCGGATAGCGGGCATGCCCGCCGGCCAGCGCCGCCAGCGCGCACGCGAACTGTTAACGTTGGTCGGTTTGCGCAGCCGCATGCACCACCGTCCGTTTGAGCTGTCCGGCGGTGAGCAGCAACGGGTTGCAATCGCCCGGGCGCTGGCCAACGACCCGACCCTGCTGATAGCCGATGAGCCGACCGGTGCGTTGGACTCGGTGACCGGAATCGAGATCGTACTACTTTTCCGCCGCGTCGTCGACGAACAGGGCATTACCGTGATCATGGCCACGCACGATCCGGCGCTCTCGCAGTTCACCGACGACACCTGGCTGATGGAAGACGGACGGCTCAGTCACGCCGAAGGTCCCTTGGACCTGGATCTTCCCGATCTTGTCCAGCACGTGGAATTTGCCGAACCGCTGCTTGATGTGAATAAATCCCAGCACGATGCCGAGGAACACCTGGGCATCGCCCAGCCCGAAGCCGAACCGGCCGGCGACGACCAGTTCCGGCGGCCGGACCCCGAGTAA
- a CDS encoding ABC transporter ATP-binding protein encodes MVVCSGLVKIYKVADLEVVALQGLDLSIGRGELMAIIGNSGSGKSTLLNILGGLDRPSAGSCRMGELDLVNCSESDLVYYKRHIAGFVWQQSSRNLIPYLSALENVETPMIFSGLSGRVRRDRARELLDTVGLGDRMGHNPGELSGGQQQRVAIAVSLANDPDILLADEPTGEVDTETAHLIYDLFHDLNRERGLTVVVVSHDRGIANQVDRVVAIRDGRTSTETVRRIGGEHTDEVSHEEYVIVDDVGRLQIPHEHLEHAGIAGRAVVEYEEGRVIIKSAANGDEEQPRNAPRRTGLFGRDR; translated from the coding sequence CTGGTCGTGTGCTCCGGGCTGGTCAAGATCTACAAGGTCGCGGACCTGGAAGTTGTCGCCTTGCAGGGCTTGGACCTGTCCATCGGGCGCGGCGAACTCATGGCCATCATCGGCAACAGCGGATCCGGCAAATCGACGCTATTGAACATCCTGGGCGGGCTGGACCGGCCGTCGGCCGGCAGCTGCCGGATGGGGGAATTGGACCTTGTCAACTGCTCCGAGTCCGATCTCGTCTACTACAAGCGGCATATCGCCGGCTTCGTCTGGCAGCAGAGTTCCCGCAATCTGATTCCCTATCTGTCGGCGCTGGAAAACGTCGAAACGCCGATGATCTTCTCCGGTCTTTCCGGGCGGGTGCGACGCGATCGGGCGCGCGAGTTGCTCGATACGGTCGGCCTGGGCGACCGGATGGGCCATAACCCGGGCGAACTCTCCGGCGGGCAGCAGCAGCGCGTGGCGATTGCGGTGTCGCTGGCCAACGATCCGGACATCCTGCTGGCCGACGAACCGACCGGTGAAGTCGACACCGAGACCGCCCACCTGATTTACGACCTGTTCCACGATCTGAACCGCGAGCGCGGCCTGACCGTGGTGGTGGTTTCGCACGACCGCGGAATCGCGAACCAGGTGGACCGGGTGGTGGCGATCCGCGACGGACGCACGTCCACCGAGACCGTGCGCCGAATCGGCGGCGAGCACACCGACGAGGTCTCGCACGAGGAGTACGTGATCGTTGACGACGTCGGACGCCTGCAAATCCCGCACGAACACCTCGAACACGCCGGGATCGCCGGACGCGCGGTCGTCGAATACGAAGAGGGTCGGGTAATCATCAAGTCGGCCGCCAACGGCGACGAAGAGCAGCCCCGCAACGCGCCACGCCGGACCGGGCTATTCGGCAGGGACCGGTGA
- a CDS encoding ABC transporter permease, with protein MLLPMVVFAAKRLLHKSQLILATVLGLIITVTLVTAVPVFSDGMSEFLLQRELKEPSVDRRQPASSVMLRHFSRPEVNEAPTTVEEFLTADSFFAHRIGQLTGMDEISQVTYLQTDVHPVLPFEASLQSGRRERTLEYAWFATASDIDEHIRFLEGRAPTSEVGSIEVNGEPAMLLEVSASNNLLDKFGYLVGDRIKLFYTDQDTEEEHPIAFDIVGRWVPTDPDNRSYWFYSPISTFDRGGFMINRDVYLDRLVATFPGIFYEATWYSDFDPASIRASSYRAVAGGLVTLRAATNQILPGTKLDYSPQDVIVSFNDKLFFLKLLLFILAAPVVAIILYYVSLTAGMVIDQQRSEIAVLKSRGVGTLQIVGVYIIEGLLVAAIALGLGPLLALGLAQIIGKTYTFLVFTDRENLPVMLTQQHYLYAAGAVFLAVLATLVPAIGAARLSVVEFKQDVSRTLGKPFYQRFFLDVLIVGIVIYGYINLRERDSLLSFGPGGELFSDPLLVVMPVLFIFALALLFLRFIPYLVALLAAIGGRYWGVGIHLGLRQIGRSPGQYTRLVLLLVLTFALGTFSASMAATIDRNISDRAYFEVGSEVLFEETGFWDADNGVWIIQPADLHSRAVDENGEPMLEQFARLWHDDDAHFIPPGRNQADTVNVYGVDPIPFAKTAWWRSDFAPYHINSMMNALAGDERALLADRSYFGDQLLLRQGDPLTIRFAQLDLEFFIAGWIDDFPTHYPESGPFVVANLDYIHRNIGESPWNILGIPAEGVAVPDIAEKLWELRIDLLRYNVTALTIQDSRADATQTGTFGILTVGFVISTLLTLLGFLLYSFLSFRRRLQEFGVLRAMGLSVRQMINLFMFENGFLIGMGTLVGTALGILTGNLFIPFLQLSADRFADTPAFIIETAWGDIGKIYLVLGVVLVVAVPVSIWMLRRIRIHEAMKFGDETG; from the coding sequence ATGCTGCTGCCGATGGTGGTCTTTGCCGCCAAACGCCTGCTGCACAAGAGCCAGCTGATCCTGGCCACCGTGTTGGGCCTGATCATTACCGTCACCCTGGTGACGGCGGTCCCGGTCTTCTCCGACGGGATGTCCGAATTCCTGCTGCAGCGCGAGCTCAAGGAACCGAGCGTTGACCGGCGCCAACCCGCCTCTTCGGTCATGCTGCGCCACTTTTCCAGGCCCGAGGTCAACGAAGCGCCGACAACGGTCGAGGAATTCCTGACCGCAGACAGCTTTTTTGCCCATCGCATCGGCCAGCTGACGGGCATGGATGAAATCTCGCAGGTCACATACCTGCAGACCGACGTCCATCCGGTCTTGCCATTCGAGGCCTCGCTGCAGAGCGGACGCCGCGAGCGCACCCTCGAGTACGCGTGGTTCGCCACGGCTTCCGATATCGACGAGCACATCCGGTTCCTGGAAGGTCGGGCGCCGACCAGCGAAGTCGGCTCCATCGAGGTGAACGGCGAACCCGCCATGTTGCTGGAGGTGTCGGCATCCAACAACTTGCTCGACAAGTTCGGCTATCTCGTCGGTGACCGGATCAAGTTGTTCTACACCGACCAGGACACCGAGGAGGAGCACCCGATAGCTTTCGACATCGTCGGGCGGTGGGTGCCGACCGATCCCGACAACCGCAGCTACTGGTTCTACAGTCCGATCTCGACGTTCGACCGCGGTGGATTCATGATCAATCGCGACGTCTACCTGGATCGGCTGGTCGCCACCTTCCCCGGCATCTTCTACGAGGCGACCTGGTATTCGGACTTTGACCCGGCCTCGATAAGGGCGTCGAGTTATCGGGCCGTCGCCGGAGGGTTGGTGACGCTGCGGGCCGCGACCAACCAGATCCTCCCCGGGACGAAGCTCGATTATTCTCCGCAGGACGTGATCGTCAGCTTCAACGACAAGCTGTTTTTCCTGAAGCTGCTGCTGTTTATCCTGGCGGCCCCGGTAGTGGCGATCATCCTCTACTACGTGAGCCTTACCGCCGGCATGGTGATCGACCAGCAGCGCAGCGAAATCGCCGTCCTCAAAAGCCGCGGCGTCGGCACCCTGCAGATCGTAGGGGTTTACATAATCGAAGGATTGTTAGTAGCCGCGATCGCCCTGGGTCTGGGGCCGCTACTGGCCCTGGGGCTGGCTCAGATCATCGGCAAGACTTACACGTTCCTGGTCTTTACCGACCGCGAAAACCTGCCGGTGATGCTCACCCAGCAGCACTACCTCTACGCCGCCGGGGCGGTATTCCTGGCGGTCCTGGCGACCCTGGTACCGGCGATCGGGGCGGCCCGGCTCTCGGTGGTGGAGTTCAAGCAGGACGTCTCACGCACCCTGGGCAAGCCCTTCTACCAACGCTTTTTCCTCGACGTCCTTATAGTCGGGATCGTCATCTACGGCTACATAAACCTGCGCGAACGCGATTCGCTGCTCTCGTTCGGGCCCGGCGGCGAACTGTTCTCGGACCCGCTGTTGGTGGTGATGCCGGTGCTGTTCATCTTCGCCCTGGCCCTGCTGTTCCTACGCTTCATCCCTTACCTTGTGGCCCTCCTGGCCGCGATCGGCGGGCGCTACTGGGGAGTCGGTATACACCTCGGTCTGCGACAGATCGGCCGCAGTCCGGGCCAGTACACCAGGCTGGTCCTGCTGTTGGTGCTGACCTTTGCGCTGGGAACGTTCTCCGCCTCGATGGCGGCGACGATCGACCGCAACATCTCCGACCGCGCCTATTTCGAAGTCGGTTCGGAGGTCCTGTTTGAAGAGACCGGTTTCTGGGACGCCGACAACGGGGTCTGGATCATCCAGCCGGCCGACTTGCATTCACGCGCCGTCGATGAGAACGGTGAACCGATGCTGGAGCAGTTCGCGCGGCTATGGCATGACGACGACGCCCACTTCATCCCGCCGGGGCGCAACCAGGCCGACACGGTCAACGTCTACGGGGTGGATCCGATCCCGTTCGCCAAGACTGCATGGTGGCGTTCGGACTTTGCTCCCTATCACATCAATTCGATGATGAACGCGCTGGCCGGCGACGAACGCGCCCTGCTGGCCGACCGCTCCTACTTCGGCGACCAGCTGCTGCTTCGACAGGGCGATCCGCTCACGATCCGCTTCGCGCAGCTCGATCTCGAATTCTTCATCGCCGGCTGGATCGATGATTTCCCGACCCACTACCCCGAATCGGGCCCGTTCGTGGTCGCCAACCTGGACTACATCCACCGCAACATCGGCGAGAGCCCCTGGAACATCCTGGGGATACCGGCCGAGGGAGTCGCTGTCCCGGATATTGCCGAAAAACTCTGGGAATTGCGCATCGACCTGCTGCGCTACAACGTGACCGCCCTGACTATCCAGGACTCGCGGGCCGACGCGACCCAGACCGGGACCTTCGGAATCCTCACGGTCGGGTTCGTGATCTCCACGCTCCTGACCCTGCTGGGATTCCTGCTTTATTCCTTCCTCTCATTCAGGCGGCGCCTCCAGGAATTCGGCGTATTGCGGGCGATGGGACTTTCAGTTCGGCAGATGATCAACCTGTTCATGTTCGAGAACGGTTTCCTCATTGGAATGGGCACCCTGGTCGGAACCGCGCTGGGGATCCTGACCGGCAACCTGTTCATCCCGTTTCTGCAGCTTTCGGCCGACCGATTCGCCGACACGCCGGCCTTCATCATCGAAACGGCCTGGGGCGACATCGGCAAGATATATCTGGTGCTCGGGGTGGTGTTGGTGGTGGCGGTTCCGGTCTCGATCTGGATGCTGCGCCGGATCCGGATACACGAGGCAATGAAGTTCGGGGATGAGACTGGATGA